The following are encoded together in the Lactuca sativa cultivar Salinas chromosome 1, Lsat_Salinas_v11, whole genome shotgun sequence genome:
- the LOC128128730 gene encoding uncharacterized protein LOC128128730 has protein sequence MDVMKKTKEPVWEYLKSINPETWSRAHFKGNRYNLMSSNSAESINALSRHARKVPILMLIDFFRATMQQWWFQRRNFAAEATTTLTPWADEVVKENKKNFTKWDVRMISNTKCEVKKGAQNVIVDFQHMTCTCRHWQLDGIPCGHVIRCLTVNNYQDCSRFALNAYFTETLRKTYEESINPLPKPSEWEIPDDLMIVKPPIMDKRQPGRPRNTDRIPSQGEGPIIKECSTCGHLGHTRNNCTGRASGSRAGHIISTAEMAYNIGGSAGCSQTHNADFDIKQP, from the exons atggatgttatgaaaaagacaaaagaaccagtatgggagtacttaaaaagtataaatccagaaacctggtcaagggcacattttaaagggaaccgatacaatcttatgtcgtccaacagtgcggagtctataaatgcattatctagacacgcacgtaaggtgccaatacttatgttgattgatttttttcgtgctacaatgcaacaatggtggtttcaaagacgtaactttgcag cggaagcaacaacaacacttaccccttgggcggatgaagttgtaaaagaaaacaagaaaaattttaccaaatgggatgttcgcatgatctcaaatacgaaatgcgaggtcaaaaagggggcacaaaatgtgattgttgattttcaacatatgacatgtacatgtaggcattggcaacttgatgggataccttgtggtcatgtcataagatgtttaacagtgaacaattaccaagactgctcgaggtttgcattaaatgcttactttaccgaaacactgaggaaaacatatgaggaatcaataaaccctctgccgaagccatccgaatgggagatccccgatgatttgatgattgttaagccacctataatggataaacgtcagccaggcaggccaagaaacacagaccgcattccatcccaaggcgagggtccaattataaaagagtgttctacatgtggtcacctaggacacacgagaaataattgtactggaagggcctctggtagcagagcaggtcacataatttctactgcagaaatggcatataatattggtggttcagcgggttgctcacaaacc